In one Xiphophorus hellerii strain 12219 unplaced genomic scaffold, Xiphophorus_hellerii-4.1 PGA_scaffold_63__1_contigs__length_250000, whole genome shotgun sequence genomic region, the following are encoded:
- the LOC116716531 gene encoding noelin-like, giving the protein SKQLNCFFCSLVSQVWYMDGYHNNRFVREYQSMYDFMTTDNFTSHRLPHPWSGTGQVVYNGSIYYNKFQSHTIIKFDFSTSLISRSRQLDFAGYNNMYHYSWGGHSDIDLMVDEGGLWAVYATNQNAGNIVLSKLNPNTLQIIRSWTTNHPKRSAGEAFMICGTLYVTNGYSGGTKVYYAFSTNSSTYEYIDIPLTNKYSHLSMLDYNPRDRALYAWNNGHQVLYNVTLYHIIQ; this is encoded by the coding sequence TCTAAACAGTTAAATTGCTTTTTCTGCTCACTTGTCTCACAGGTGTGGTACATGGATGGTTATCACAACAATCGCTTTGTCAGGGAGTACCAGTCAATGTATGACTTCATGACAACAGATAACTTCACGTCCCATCGCCTGCCTCATCCGTGGTCTGGTACTGGCCAAGTTGTTTATAATGGATCCATTTACTATAACAAGTTTCAGAGTCACACCATAATCAAATTTGACTTTAGCACATCACTTATCAGCCGCTCCAGACAGCTTGACTTTGCCGGTTACAACAACATGTACCATTACTCATGGGGTGGGCACTCTGATATCGACCTCATGGTGGACGAGGGCGGGCTCTGGGCTGTGTATGCAACCAATCAAAATGCTGGCAACATTGTGCTGAGCAAATTAAATCCAAACACTCTTCAAATAATCCGCAGTTGGACCACCAACCACCCAAAGCGAAGTGCCGGTGAGGCCTTCATGATCTGCGGAACATTGTATGTCACCAATGGTTACTCAGGAGGAACTAAGGTTTACTACGCCTTCTCTACCAACTCCTCCACCTACGAGTACATTGACATTCCCCTGACCAACAAATACAGCCACTTGTCCATGCTCGATTACAATCCTAGAGACAGAGCACTTTATGCCTGGAACAACGGCCACCAAGTTCTGTATAATGTAACGCTTTATCATATAATACAGTAA